From a region of the Arachis ipaensis cultivar K30076 chromosome B09, Araip1.1, whole genome shotgun sequence genome:
- the LOC107619691 gene encoding transcription factor MYB108-like, with translation MEMEYTSSVHMIMRSLSDCGSSVTNGSEEDMEIRKGPWTEEEDSALLNHITTYGEGHWNSVARSAGLKRSGKSCRLRWLNYLRPNVRRGNITLEEQLLILDLHSRWGNRWSKIAEQLPGRTDNEIKNYWRTRVVKQAKQLKCDVNSKQFRDALRYVWMPRLIEQIQAQGRSTMCVSQAREIVNPVTSVSMASSKSCSSFSGCEQFQASSSVSDSCVSYYSLMGSGSGGGSSEHAEKGATSSSTPFEPENGFGGADLWTDENIWFLQQQLADDDHL, from the exons ATGGAGATGGAGTACACAAGCAGTGTTCACATGATCATGAGAAGTTTATCGGATTGTGGCTCTTCAGTAACAAATGGGAGCGAGGAAGATATGGAAATCAGAAAAGGTCCATGGACAGaggaagaggattctgctctgtTGAACCATATCACCACCTATGGTGAAGGACACTGGAACTCTGTTGCACGCTCTGCAG GTCTAAAACGAAGCGGGAAAAGCTGCAGATTAAGATGGTTAAATTACTTGCGTCCGAATGTTAGACGTGGGAACATCACCCTCGAAGAACAACTCTTGATTCTTGACCTCCATTCGCGATGGGGCAATAG GTGGTCGAAAATAGCAGAACAATTGCCTGGAAGAACAGACAACGAGATCAAGAACTACTGGAGAACGAGAGTGGTGAAGCAGGCGAAGCAACTAAAATGCGACGTCAACAGCAAACAGTTCAGAGACGCGTTGCGCTACGTATGGATGCCGCGCCTTATTGAGCAGATTCAAGCCCAAGGAAGATCCACCATGTGCGTCTCCCAAGCTCGCGAGATAGTTAATCCTGTCACTTCAGTTTCGATGGCTTCGTCTAAATCTTGCTCTTCATTCTCAGGATGTGAACAATTCCAAGCCTCTTCTTCGGTCTCTGATTCTTGTGTGTCTTATTACAGTTTAATGGGTAGTGGAAGTGGTGGGGGTTCTTCAGAGCATGCGGAAAAGGGAGCCACGTCATCATCCACGCCATTTGAACCGGAAAATGGTTTCGGGGGTGCTGATTTGTGGACTGATGAAAACATATGGTTCTTGCAGCAGCAACTTGCTGATGATGATCATCTTTGA